The following proteins come from a genomic window of Synechococcus sp. UW69:
- a CDS encoding CAAD domain-containing protein has translation MGPVDEPRPEAETPGSDPTPTPAATPVSSPEPAPTPAPTPAPTPAPTPKPTPAPAPTPAPTPDPVIASTVSIPAQDASDQDGSDQDGGEWELLVGKAKAWVEQNDLAQLWTKAQLPLRVIGGLIAFALVAKVYSGVLNTIDSLPLAPGLLELAGLIWLMNFALRNLIRNSDRDKFITATRSTWSRITGRSS, from the coding sequence ATGGGTCCTGTCGACGAGCCTCGCCCTGAAGCCGAAACCCCAGGCAGCGACCCCACGCCAACTCCTGCTGCTACCCCCGTTAGTAGTCCGGAGCCAGCACCAACACCGGCACCAACCCCCGCGCCTACGCCAGCACCAACACCTAAGCCCACGCCAGCACCGGCACCAACCCCCGCGCCTACGCCGGACCCTGTGATCGCGTCCACCGTCTCCATCCCTGCGCAGGACGCTTCAGATCAGGACGGCTCAGATCAAGACGGAGGTGAATGGGAGCTGCTGGTGGGCAAGGCCAAAGCCTGGGTGGAGCAGAACGATCTTGCTCAGCTCTGGACCAAAGCCCAGTTGCCGCTGCGGGTGATTGGAGGGTTGATTGCCTTCGCCCTGGTGGCGAAGGTGTACTCCGGTGTGCTCAACACCATTGACAGCCTTCCTCTGGCTCCAGGCCTTCTTGAGCTCGCCGGCCTGATCTGGTTGATGAATTTTGCTCTTCGCAACTTGATCAGGAACAGCGACCGGGACAAATTCATCACGGCCACCCGGTCAACCTGGAGCCGTATCACGGGCCGCTCGAGCTGA
- a CDS encoding GuaB3 family IMP dehydrogenase-related protein: MDIQLGRSKTVRRAYGIDEIALVPGGRTVDPEVTNTRWKLGGIEREIPIIASAMDGVVDVDMAVRLSQLGSLGVLNLEGVQTRYEDPNQVLDRIAAVGKDEFVPLMQEIYSQPVQEVLIRKRIQDIKAQGGIAAVSGTPVAALRFGKAIAEAGADLFFVQATVVSTDHIGPEGQETLDLKALCRDMGVPVVIGNCVTYDVALQLMRAGAAGVMVGIGPGAACTSRGVLGVGIPQATAVSDCAAARADYEKESGRYVPIVADGGIVTGGDICKCIACGADAVMIGSPIARADEAPGRGFHWGMATPSPVLPRGTRINVGSTGSIERILRGPAKLDDGTHNLLGCLKTSMGTLGARTIKEMQQVEVVVAPSLLTEGKVYQKAQHLGMGK, translated from the coding sequence GTGGACATTCAGCTCGGACGCTCAAAGACCGTTCGCCGGGCCTACGGAATCGATGAAATCGCTCTGGTGCCTGGGGGTCGCACGGTTGACCCCGAGGTCACAAACACCCGTTGGAAACTCGGGGGCATCGAGCGGGAGATCCCCATCATCGCCAGCGCCATGGACGGCGTGGTGGATGTGGACATGGCCGTCCGTCTGTCCCAGCTCGGCTCCCTTGGCGTTCTCAATCTGGAGGGGGTGCAAACCCGATATGAAGACCCCAACCAGGTTCTGGATCGCATCGCAGCCGTCGGGAAGGACGAATTCGTCCCACTGATGCAGGAGATCTACAGCCAACCGGTTCAAGAAGTCCTGATCCGCAAACGCATCCAAGACATCAAGGCCCAAGGAGGCATTGCCGCCGTGAGCGGAACCCCGGTAGCTGCTCTGCGTTTCGGCAAGGCCATCGCCGAAGCAGGAGCCGATCTGTTCTTTGTGCAGGCCACCGTGGTTTCGACGGATCACATCGGTCCTGAAGGCCAGGAGACCCTTGATCTCAAAGCCCTCTGTCGCGACATGGGCGTCCCCGTGGTGATCGGCAACTGCGTCACCTATGACGTAGCCCTGCAACTGATGCGTGCTGGTGCGGCGGGCGTGATGGTGGGAATCGGACCGGGTGCCGCCTGCACCTCCCGCGGCGTTCTCGGTGTCGGAATTCCACAGGCAACAGCGGTTTCAGACTGCGCGGCCGCCAGGGCCGACTACGAAAAGGAGAGTGGTCGCTATGTACCGATCGTTGCTGACGGTGGCATCGTGACCGGTGGTGACATCTGCAAATGCATCGCCTGCGGGGCTGACGCGGTGATGATTGGATCGCCCATTGCCCGCGCGGACGAAGCCCCCGGCCGGGGCTTCCACTGGGGCATGGCAACGCCAAGCCCGGTGCTGCCTCGCGGCACCCGCATCAATGTTGGGAGCACAGGAAGCATCGAACGCATTCTCCGCGGCCCTGCCAAGTTGGACGACGGAACCCACAACTTGTTGGGGTGTCTCAAAACATCCATGGGAACCCTTGGTGCCCGGACCATCAAAGAGATGCAGCAGGTCGAGGTGGTCGTTGCGCCTTCATTGCTGACGGAAGGGAAGGTTTACCAAAAGGCCCAGCACCTCGGGATGGGCAAATAG
- the trxA gene encoding thioredoxin, translating to MSSAAAVTDASFEQDVLQSDVPVLVDFWAPWCGPCRMVAPIVEEIAKEFDGQIKVFKLNTDENPNVASQYGIRSIPTLMVFKGGQKVDTVVGAVPKATLSGTISKYL from the coding sequence ATGTCTAGCGCCGCTGCCGTTACCGATGCTTCCTTCGAGCAAGACGTACTCCAGAGCGACGTGCCGGTTCTTGTGGACTTCTGGGCGCCCTGGTGCGGACCCTGCCGGATGGTGGCTCCGATCGTCGAGGAGATCGCCAAAGAATTTGACGGACAGATCAAAGTCTTCAAGCTCAACACTGACGAAAATCCCAACGTTGCCAGCCAGTACGGAATCCGCAGCATTCCAACCTTGATGGTGTTTAAGGGCGGTCAGAAGGTCGACACGGTTGTGGGCGCTGTTCCCAAGGCAACCCTGTCGGGCACCATCTCCAAATACCTCTGA
- the hisH gene encoding imidazole glycerol phosphate synthase subunit HisH, protein MSLNLGLIDYGMGNLHSVEKCLERLGESCRLIKDADQLDGIDALILPGVGAFDPAMANLRATGLVPHLLRWGHDNRPLLGICLGLQLLFEHSDEGSDPGLGLLAGKVKRLPRGSGERIPHMGWAPLRHHGNCPLLNSEIPSEWVYFVHSYAAVPTDRNDLKATAAFGDQEVTAVVWKGRLGACQFHPEKSSDAGEQMLRRWLTWLQRGAEPIR, encoded by the coding sequence TTGAGTCTGAACCTCGGGTTGATCGATTACGGCATGGGCAACCTCCACTCAGTGGAGAAGTGCCTAGAGCGTCTTGGTGAAAGCTGCAGGCTGATCAAAGACGCTGACCAGCTCGATGGCATTGATGCTCTGATCCTTCCTGGGGTAGGGGCTTTTGATCCCGCCATGGCCAACCTCAGGGCCACAGGGCTAGTGCCCCACTTGCTGCGCTGGGGTCATGACAATCGCCCCTTGCTTGGGATCTGTCTCGGCCTGCAGCTGCTGTTCGAACACAGCGACGAAGGAAGCGATCCCGGCCTCGGTCTCCTGGCCGGAAAGGTGAAACGTCTCCCCCGTGGCAGCGGCGAACGGATCCCCCACATGGGCTGGGCCCCGTTAAGGCATCACGGCAATTGCCCACTGCTCAACAGCGAAATCCCCTCTGAATGGGTGTATTTCGTCCATAGCTACGCCGCAGTTCCCACCGATCGGAATGACTTGAAAGCCACGGCCGCCTTCGGCGATCAGGAGGTCACTGCTGTTGTCTGGAAAGGCCGGTTGGGAGCCTGTCAGTTCCATCCGGAGAAGTCGTCTGATGCCGGAGAACAAATGCTGCGA